One Colias croceus chromosome 7, ilColCroc2.1 genomic window carries:
- the LOC123693381 gene encoding MKI67 FHA domain-interacting nucleolar phosphoprotein-like, with protein MEENVALDSKKQKDFVKSVKGIKKLIKKQSNKEKQISKPESKPIKSGKISKRKRNPRGLVYLGHIPHGFYENEMTQYFRQFGMVTNARVIRSPRTGNSKGYAFVEFKDPAVAQVVAETMNNYLMGKRLIKAAYIPPEKQKRFAKRKHWSFENNPSVQNRKIHKKEHNAEKSEDKNLQMARNMISTLNKTKKKLKEMGIDYDFFMPVDIPEGIELKKDDQSPTKANTNEKKPIVKKEGKKEKVDKKKVKEEETKPAKKIIETKILDKKTKKEKPNKTSEQKVKVEVKDKKEVKKSDLKVKQKATKSDDAVQKEKRQSLKDSNVKLLEDFINIQEDNGDSDGSLEFDSDEFEKAMGEEDSAGSSDESDEPLDSEVTSDEEEEEKVQKTVQAKPKPVVAIKKKQKQKKVVPPKKGKFEKQTNKKTLNKVIKKKK; from the exons ATGGAAGAAAATGTTGCTTTAGATTCAAAGAAACAGAAAGACTTCGTGAAGTCTGTTAAAGGAATCAAAAAACTGATAAAG AAACAAAGTAACAAAGAGAAACAAATCAGTAAGCCAGAGTCTAAGCCCATTAAAAGTGGGAAGATTTCAAAGAGGAAACGTAATCCCAGAGGGCTCGTCTATTTAGGACATATTCCACATGGATTTTATGag aatGAAATGACCCAGTACTTCAGACAGTTTGGTATGGTTACCAATGCCAGAGTAATTCGTTCCCCAAGAACTGGCAACTCCAAAGGTTATGCATTTGTAGAATTTAAAGACCCCGCCGTTGCTCAGGTTGTCGCTGAAactatgaataattatttaatggggaaaagattaataaaag cTGCATATATTCCTCCAGAAAAACAAAAGAGATTTGCAAAGAGGAAACACTGGTCTTTCGAAAATAATCCTAGTGTTCAAAATaggaaaatacacaaaaag GAACACAATGCTGAAAAATCGGAAGATAAAAATCTACAAATGGCTCGGAATATGATATCAAC GCTTAACAAAACCAAAAAGAAGTTGAAAGAAATGGGTATAGACTATGATTTCTTTATGCCAGTAGATATTCCGGAAGgtatagaattaaaaaaagatgATCAAAGTCCTACAAAGGCAAATACTAATGAGAAGAAACCTATTGTTAAGAAAGAaggtaaaaaagaaaaagttgACAAGAAAAAGGTAAAAGAGGAAGAAACGAAACCTGCAAAGAAGattatagaaacaaaaatacttgATAAGAAAACTAAAAAGGAAAAACCTAATAAAACTAGTGAACAGAAAGTTAAAGTGGAAGTCAAAGATAAGAAAGAAGTTAAAAAAAGTGACCTAAAGGTAAAGCAAAAGGCAACTAAAAGTGACGATGCTGTACAAAAAGAGAAAAGGCAAAGTTTGAAAGACtctaatgttaaattattggAAGATTTCATCAACATTCAAGAAGATAATGGTGACAGTGATGGTTCTTTAGAGTTTGATTCCGACGAATTTGAGAAAGCAATGGGTGAAGAGGACTCTGCTGGATCTAGTGATGAAAGTGATGAACCTTTGGACAGTGAGGTTACCTCTGATGAGGAGGAAGAAGAAAA GGTACAGAAAACGGTACAAGCTAAACCGAAGCCTGTGGTAgctattaagaaaaaacaaaaacaaa aaAAAGTTGTTCCTCCTAAAAAAGGGAAATTCGAAAAGCAAACTAACAAGAAAACTTTGAATAAAGtgataaagaagaaaaaataa
- the LOC123693386 gene encoding PCI domain-containing protein 2 homolog, whose amino-acid sequence MATGTLNQYIQYVERMFRTANGNNLARLLSLRDEHITNRNLRSSDVAAIVDGNCVAPLDEIIICHLLCVQALFQHDYMEAYGHQSQCVAAVVKLLHAQKEENWTLPLMYTVCLDLRLVAQKAEMRDPQSNGKILEKAAESLLACFRVCAADNRTSDEDTKRLGMLNLVNQLLKVYFRINKLHLCKPLIRAIDSSPFKDLFPLAQQITYRYFVGRKAMFDSDYRSADEYLSFAFQRCHYQSIKNKRLILTYLVPVKMLLGFMPAKDLLQKYDLLQFWDLVSAVKNGDLRGIDQVMEEHEMFFIKAGIYLIVEKLKITAYRNLFRKVYLAENTHQIDIASFQAALQIMGQEDVDSEETQCIVANLIYDGKIKGYISYQHKKVVVSKQNAFPPLSSLY is encoded by the exons ATGGCAACCGGCACTTTGAATCAATACATACAATACGTTGAGCGTATGTTTAGGACAGCTAACGGAAATAATTTAGCTCGCCTTTTATCTTTGAGGGATGAACACATCACAAACAGAAACCTCCGCTCCAGTGATGTAGCCGCAATTGTTGACGGTAATTGTGTAGCGCCCCTCGACGAAATAATTATCTGCCACCTGTTGTGTGTtcag GCACTCTTCCAACATGATTATATGGAAGCATATGGCCACCAGAGTCAATGTGTTGCCGCTGTGGTCAAGCTTTTACATGCCCAGAAAGAGGAGAATTGGACCTTACCACTCATGTACACAGTCTGTTTGGATTTAAGGCTTGTTGCACAAAAAGCAGAGATGCGCGATC ctcAAAGCAATGGCAAGATTCTAGAAAAAGCTGCAGAAAGTTTGCTGGCGTGTTTCCGAGTATGTGCAGCTGATAATAGAACATCAGATGAAGATACAAAGAGATTAGGAATGTTGAACCTTGTGAATCAGTtacttaaagtttattttagaataaacaAATTGCATTTGTGCAAACCGCTTATAAGAGCTATAGACTCGTCACCATTCAAGGACCTTTTTCCATTAGCTCAACAGAttacatataggtattttGTAGGACGGAAAGCCATGTTTGACTCAGACTACAGATCAGCAGATGAGTATTTATCATTTGCATTTCAAAGATGCCATTACCAAAGCATTAAGAATAAAAGACTCATCTTAACATATCTGGTACCAGTCAAAATGTTATTAGGTTTTATGCCAGCCAAAgatttgttacaaaaatatgatcTGCTTCAATTCTGGGACTTGGTGTCAGCCGTGAAGAATGGTGATTTACGTGGTATTGACCAGGTCATGGAAGAACATGAAATGTTCTTCATAAAAGCGGGAATTTACTTGATTGTGGAAAAGCTAAAAATTACTGCATACAGAAATTTGTTCCGGAAAGTTTATTTGGCTGAAAATACCCATCAAATTGATATTGCGAGTTTTCAAGCCGCACTTCAGATTATGGGCCAAGAGGATGTGGATTCGGAAGAAACACAATGTATTGTTGCTAATCTAATTTATGATGGAAAAATAAAAGGTTACATTTCGTATCAACATAAGAAGGTTGTTGTAAGCAAACAAAATGCGTTCCCGCCATTATCAAGTTTATATTAA
- the LOC123693268 gene encoding protein AAR2 homolog has product MDQETAKKLLVDGGTFVFLGVPEETQFGIDMQCWNTEEDFRGIKMIPPGLHYIHYSAVSKGTGDVSPRSGFMHYFQKKEFLVKLWDKNIEDISKDEVTEESIQRLKDNLLNLDRHLAPYPYEIWQKWKLLSSQVTEDLAQRLSPETGLIRASVELLSTPDAERPRGVKSPRIEITGPIEDMNESSEGQDDKMAGQSDAKKAKRVMAAEREEAMLPNLKPAPGAAMRFTEIPRDKYPPGSTPEEITKHYLDQSYTLELMIAQHVEPLHIIGELQFAYLCFLIGHSLEAFEHWKNLVILMCSCDDAIHKYRTVFFHFIRTLEIQIEEMPEDFLADIVMNKNLVYKKLREFFRTAYVSKVDGRLLTLIERFKENLTDKLQWDFTGLDNDEEDEQPVIVKIDEPEDD; this is encoded by the exons ATGGATCAGGAAACAGCTAAGAAGCTCCTTGTAGACGGAGGAACCTTCGTTTTCCTTGGAGTGCCAGAAGAGACGCAATTTGGAATTGATATGCAATGCTGGAATACTGAAGAGGATTTTCGCGGAATAAAAATGATTCCGCCCGGCTTACATTATATTCACTATTCTGCTGTTAGCAAAGGGACTGGCGATGTTTCACCAAG atcTGGATTCATGCATTACTTTCAAAAAAAGGAATTTCTTGTCAAATTGTgggataaaaatattgaagacaTAAGCAAAGATGAAGTTACTGAAGAGAGCATTCAGCGTCTAAAAGATAACTTGCTCAATTTGGATAGACATTTAGCACCATATCCATATGAAATTTGGCAGAAATGGAAATTACTGTCATCACAAGTCACAG AGGATCTTGCACAAAGACTATCACCAGAAACTGGATTGATCAGAGCATCAGTGGAACTATTATCGACACCTGATGCAGAACGACCCAGGGGAGTGAAATCACCAAGAATTGAGATCACAGGACCGATTGAAGATATGAATGAATCTTCAGAGGGACAGGATGATAAAATGGCCGGTCAGTCAGATGCTAAGAAGGCTAAAAGAGTCATGGCTGCAGAACGTGAAGAAGCAATGTTGCCAAACTTAAAACCTGCCCCTG GAGCAGCAATGAGATTTACAGAGATACCTCGCGATAAATACCCACCTGGGTCCACACCTGAAGAAATTACCAAACATTATTTAGACCAGTCATACACACTTGAGCTTATGATTGCGCAACATGTTga ACCATTACACATAATTGGGGAGCTGCAATTTGCTTACTTATGCTTCCTCATTGGACATTCCTTAGAAGCATTTGAACATTGGAAGAATCTCGTCATCTTGATGTGCTCCTGTGACGACGCCATTCACAAATACCGCACGGTATTCTTTCACTTCATTCGCACACTTGAAATACAGATTGAAGAAATGCCGGAAGACTTCCTGGCTGATATTGTCATGAATAAGAATCTAGTTTACAAGAAACTCAGGGAGTTCTTCAGAACGGCGTATGTGAGCAAAGTGGATGGACGTCTTCTCACTTTGATTGAACGGTTCAAAGAGAATTTGACAGACAAACTACAGTGGGACTTTACAGGCCTTGATAATGATGAAGAAGATGAGCAACCAGTTATCGTCAAAATTGATGAACCAGAAGACGATTAA